In Acanthopagrus latus isolate v.2019 chromosome 16, fAcaLat1.1, whole genome shotgun sequence, one DNA window encodes the following:
- the hikeshi gene encoding protein Hikeshi, with protein sequence MFGCLVAGRLVQTDAVQVASDKFVFNLPDYENVNHVVVFMLGTVPFPAGMGGAVYFSFPDPASGGPVWQLLGFITNDKPSAIFKISGLKAGVGGTHPFGMMASSSSPSVAQVGVSVEVLEQLAQQIPVSSAAVSTVDSFLQFTQKMLDSLYNFASSFAVSQAQMTPNPTETFIPSSCVHKWYENFQRRMAQNPNFWKN encoded by the coding sequence ATGTTCGGGTGTTTGGTCGCCGGCAGGTTGGTGCAGACGGACGCGGTGCAGGTCGCCTCGGACAAGTTCGTGTTCAACCTGCCGGACTACGAGAACGTGAACCATGTGGTGGTGTTCATGCTGGGCACGGTGCCGTTCCCCGCCGGGATGGGCGGCGCAGTCTACTTCTCCTTCCCGGACCCGGCGAGCGGCGGCCCGGTGTGGCAGCTGCTCGGGTTCATCACCAACGACAAGCCGAGCGCCATCTTCAAGATCTCCGGGCTGAAGGCCGGGGTGGGCGGGACGCACCCGTTCGGCATGATggcctcctcctcgtctccctccGTGGCTCAGGTCGGGGTGTCGGTGGAGGTTCTGGAGCAGCTGGCCCAGCAGATCCCGGTGTCCAGCGCCGCCGTGTCCACCGTGGACTCCTTCCTGCAGTTCACCCAGAAGATGCTGGACAGTCTCTACAACTTCGCCTCGTCTTTCGCCGTGTCGCAGGCGCAGATGACGCCGAACCCGACCGAGACCTTCATCCCGTCAAGCTGCGTCCACAAGTGGTACGAGAACTTCCAGAGGAGGATGGCACAGAACCCGAACTTCTGGAAGAACTGA